The Fundidesulfovibrio magnetotacticus genome contains a region encoding:
- the secE gene encoding preprotein translocase subunit SecE — protein sequence MAAKKAKTGDAAENETSAASSVTGKVEEFKEFLELSKVEIKKVTWPTKRETITTSVAVLVLVVVMTLFLGIVDLGLSKLIEYILS from the coding sequence ATGGCCGCAAAAAAGGCGAAAACCGGCGATGCGGCGGAGAATGAAACCTCCGCCGCGTCTTCGGTGACGGGCAAAGTCGAGGAGTTCAAGGAATTCCTCGAACTGTCCAAGGTGGAGATCAAGAAGGTCACCTGGCCCACGAAGCGGGAGACCATCACCACCTCCGTGGCAGTGCTTGTCCTGGTGGTCGTGATGACCCTCTTTCTGGGCATCGTCGATCTTGGGCTTTCCAAACTGATCGAGTACATCTTGTCATGA